TGCGCCTTTACGGAATACGGTATTGAATAACATATCTGTTGAAAGATACTTATGCAAAAACTCAACCCCGCGGTCATCAACAATTCTTGGTACCGCACGCATCATACTGCCGGAACACGCAAGTTTTGTTTTTATAGAACACAACCCTATCTGTATGAACTCCATATTAACGAGTTCCGCTCCTGCGCGTAACGCCATCCCGTGCCCATCGCCATTCATACCATCAGGATAAACGTTGACACCAAAAACCCCACCGGGCCCACCGGTTGCGAGTATAATTCTTGAGGTGTTGAACCCCATAAGTTCACCGGTTTTTTCGTCAATACACCACGCTCCGCGGATAATATTGTTTTCCACAATTAAATCAGCGATGAAACAATCTTCAATAACTTTTACTCCGGTACGTTTAACCTTTTTCACTAACGCAGCTTCTATATGGTTCGCGGTGTACGGACCGGTATAACATGCGCGGGGATACTCCGACCCATCGGTGATAAACTGATGCGGCTTTCCGTTATGTTTGACAAATGGCACACCGAGTGAGTCAAGGTACTCATACGCATCAGCTGAATTTTGTGCCAATATTTTCGCAAGCGCATAACTTGATACACGCCCGCCGATATCATAAATATCTTTCGCGTGATGATGCCAATTATTTTTTCCTCCCGGTTCGGTATGTTTCAACGTTGCGTGGAACGCCATACGGTCAGAACACGCTGTGGCGGTAACACCGCTTTTCCCGAGTTTCCCGCGGGTAGCAAGTATGATATCCAGGTTTTGGTTTGTTTCATACGCAGCGATTGCCGCACGGATACCCGCACCACCACTGCCTATAACAAGGACATCGCAGGTAAGGTTTTTAGTATTCACGGATTAATAACCGCCTTCAAAGCTTTACGGTTAACCGCCATCTCCAACGCAATATTCGCATCCTTCAACGGATAACGGTGGGTAACAATTTTGTTGAACGGATACTTCCCGGATAACACCAGCCGGACAGCTTTCTCAAGATGCGTATAATCATTCACCCATGAACCCTGGAGCGCAACATTTTTCCGGCAAATATCGGTGTACACATCAAACTCAACGTATCCCACTGGTGTTGCGATCCCGGGTAAGGCGTACATCCCGCCGGGTGCTACCATCTTAACGCCTTCCGCTAAGGCATTAACGTTGCCGGTACATTCTACCACAAGTTCAGCCCCGCGCCCTTGTGTT
This region of Elusimicrobiota bacterium genomic DNA includes:
- a CDS encoding zinc-binding dehydrogenase; this translates as ENIIVIGTERSRHRLELCKEFGATDILINDKTTADERIEFVRSKTQGRGAELVVECTGNVNALAEGVKMVAPGGMYALPGIATPVGYVEFDVYTDICRKNVALQGSWVNDYTHLEKAVRLVLSGKYPFNKIVTHRYPLKDANIALEMAVNRKALKAVINP